Proteins found in one Thermodesulfobacteriota bacterium genomic segment:
- a CDS encoding N-acetyltransferase: MTLVREAELTDFPFILPLSRDSFSQYGHYDLSIAKWFLTPGTYTFVYEKETDSKVRCGFIMLAIMRDEQDKETVLEIMAIAVSKEYRRHGIGSELIRFARQFNEDSTEGGNPMKIRLSVAETNRAGRSFFETCGFCVIGEAPWRYPAGQKALRMEL, from the coding sequence ATGACCCTGGTTAGAGAAGCGGAGTTAACCGACTTTCCTTTTATACTTCCCTTATCCAGAGATTCTTTTTCCCAGTATGGCCACTATGACTTATCCATTGCCAAGTGGTTCCTCACCCCAGGTACTTATACCTTCGTCTATGAAAAGGAGACCGACAGTAAGGTCCGCTGCGGTTTTATTATGTTAGCCATTATGCGGGATGAGCAGGACAAAGAGACTGTGCTGGAGATCATGGCTATTGCCGTCTCAAAGGAGTATCGGCGGCATGGGATCGGGAGTGAACTGATAAGGTTTGCAAGGCAGTTTAACGAAGACTCAACCGAAGGCGGCAACCCTATGAAGATTAGGCTGTCCGTGGCGGAAACCAACCGGGCCGGTCGCTCCTTCTTTGAAACATGCGGATTTTGCGTTATCGGCGAGGCCCCCTGGCGCTACCCGGCCGGACAGAAGGCCCTGCGCATGGAACTCTAA
- a CDS encoding cobyric acid synthase, translating to MKKDRAKALMIQGTGSGVGKSVLVAAFGRILKEMGINVAPFKAQNMALNSYVTADGLEMGRAQVYQAEACGLQPDVRMNPILLKPSADNCSQVILLGRPDGNRNAQDYYRRYKRHREIVKKTYDELSREYEVIVIEGAGSPAEINLQDRDLVNMQMAQYAGAGVLIVGDIDRGGVFAWMKGTYDLIQEEYKPLVKGFLINKFRGDRALLEPGIEMFEKGINLPVLGVFPYFRDIWVDEEDAIPPQVRKLEVDTEKVVIGVVVPPRISNFTDFTPLTLEPDVSLQFLRSPAEIDLCDCLILPGSKATMADAVHLRQHGWDARIKEACARGTAIVGICGGYQMLGEKLFDPYGTESDIKETEGLGLLPVETTIERGKVLRQVCHQTVSSPVFPAGTSIFGYEIHMGRTRIKGRILPLVDTPETALAVMSGHSPVMGTYIHGVFDSDQARRSFINWLRRQKGLPPYTSGFSYHLFRQEQLDKLAKVVRENCDLERILRLL from the coding sequence ATGAAAAAAGACCGTGCCAAAGCATTGATGATCCAGGGGACAGGCTCCGGCGTGGGAAAGAGCGTTCTCGTCGCCGCCTTTGGCCGGATACTTAAGGAAATGGGCATTAATGTTGCCCCTTTCAAGGCCCAGAATATGGCCCTTAATTCCTATGTCACGGCCGATGGCCTGGAGATGGGCCGGGCCCAGGTCTATCAGGCCGAGGCCTGCGGCCTTCAGCCGGACGTGCGCATGAACCCCATCCTCCTTAAACCCTCAGCCGATAACTGCTCGCAGGTCATCCTTCTGGGCCGGCCGGATGGCAATCGCAATGCCCAGGATTATTACCGCCGCTATAAGAGACACCGTGAAATAGTAAAAAAAACTTATGACGAGCTGTCCCGGGAGTATGAGGTGATAGTGATCGAAGGGGCGGGAAGCCCGGCGGAGATTAACTTGCAGGACCGCGATCTGGTCAATATGCAGATGGCGCAATATGCCGGGGCCGGGGTACTCATTGTCGGCGACATTGACCGGGGCGGGGTCTTTGCCTGGATGAAGGGCACCTATGACCTTATCCAGGAGGAGTATAAACCCCTGGTCAAGGGGTTCCTCATCAATAAATTTCGCGGTGACCGGGCACTCCTGGAGCCGGGGATAGAGATGTTTGAAAAGGGCATCAACTTACCGGTTTTGGGCGTTTTCCCTTATTTTCGCGATATCTGGGTGGATGAAGAAGATGCCATACCGCCGCAGGTCAGAAAACTCGAAGTCGATACGGAAAAGGTAGTGATCGGTGTAGTTGTGCCCCCGCGCATCTCCAATTTCACGGATTTTACCCCCTTAACGCTGGAACCGGATGTCTCCCTGCAGTTCCTGCGCAGTCCGGCCGAGATTGACCTCTGTGACTGCCTGATCCTGCCCGGCAGCAAGGCCACCATGGCCGACGCCGTACATCTTCGGCAGCATGGCTGGGATGCGCGCATAAAGGAGGCCTGCGCCAGAGGCACGGCCATTGTCGGCATCTGCGGCGGCTATCAGATGTTGGGAGAAAAGCTGTTTGATCCTTATGGGACAGAAAGCGATATCAAGGAGACAGAGGGACTGGGGCTTCTGCCGGTAGAGACCACCATCGAGCGCGGGAAGGTCTTGCGGCAGGTCTGCCACCAGACGGTTTCTTCGCCTGTCTTTCCCGCCGGTACAAGCATCTTCGGCTATGAGATACACATGGGCCGGACAAGAATAAAAGGCCGCATCCTGCCGCTGGTTGACACCCCGGAGACCGCGTTAGCAGTCATGTCAGGCCATAGCCCGGTCATGGGAACTTACATCCACGGCGTCTTCGACAGCGACCAGGCGCGGCGCAGTTTTATCAACTGGCTGCGACGGCAAAAGGGACTTCCCCCTTATACGTCCGGCTTTTCATACCATCTCTTCCGCCAGGAACAACTGGATAAACTGGCCAAGGTAGTGCGGGAAAATTGTGACCTGGAACGGATACTGAGATTGCTATGA
- the cobS gene encoding adenosylcobinamide-GDP ribazoletransferase has protein sequence MGNFFAALTFLTVLPAPRTQGQIGAGTLPWFPVVGLLIGGLIFLFDYILLRLFPVQITSLFSVLFLAAITGGIHLDGLADTADGLFSHRSREDALRIMKASDIGAMGAMALFFILGLKWAALANLPRGGGASWACLVLPAAYGRAAMLFGTYFLPYARKEGGTGRDFVSKEGVTRFLLVAPLMGLPLLVGLKTFLWMNGIFLLMTAAVLAFYKKKIGGITGDMLGALSELVETALFLTGVFLINS, from the coding sequence ATGGGTAATTTCTTTGCGGCCCTTACCTTTTTAACCGTCCTCCCTGCGCCCCGGACCCAAGGACAGATAGGAGCCGGGACGCTGCCGTGGTTCCCGGTCGTTGGTCTTCTGATCGGCGGCCTTATTTTTCTCTTCGATTATATCCTGCTCCGCCTCTTCCCGGTTCAGATAACCTCTCTTTTCTCTGTTCTCTTTCTAGCGGCTATTACCGGAGGCATTCACCTGGACGGCCTGGCCGATACGGCAGACGGCCTCTTTTCCCATCGCTCGCGGGAAGATGCCCTGCGCATTATGAAGGCCAGCGACATCGGGGCCATGGGGGCTATGGCCCTGTTCTTTATTCTGGGCCTGAAATGGGCGGCCTTGGCCAACCTTCCCCGCGGCGGGGGGGCCTCCTGGGCCTGCCTCGTCTTACCCGCGGCATACGGCCGGGCGGCGATGCTTTTCGGGACATATTTCCTCCCTTATGCCCGAAAGGAAGGGGGAACCGGAAGGGACTTTGTCAGCAAAGAGGGGGTTACTAGGTTCCTCCTGGTAGCGCCGCTTATGGGACTCCCCCTCCTAGTGGGGCTAAAAACCTTCTTGTGGATGAACGGCATATTCCTGCTAATGACTGCCGCTGTCCTGGCCTTTTATAAAAAGAAGATCGGCGGCATAACCGGAGACATGCTGGGCGCGCTCAGTGAACTGGTAGAGACCGCACTTTTTTTAACCGGGGTATTTTTGATCAATTCGTAA
- the cobT gene encoding nicotinate-nucleotide--dimethylbenzimidazole phosphoribosyltransferase, which yields MTRLNDIIAKIEPIDLDALEKARDHTAELCMPPRALGRLHEIGERLCGIMRSLNPSVKKKGFLVMAGDHGVVKHGVSAFPQEVTGEMVKNFVRGGAGINAMARQFPAEVVVADMGIVPDLPDAIQGENRFIKKRIAAGTNDFTSGPAMSREQAEEAVLAGFDLAAAMFAGGITLLGTGDMGIGNTTSSSAIGAVITGQSVEDMTGRGTGISDASFQKKCEIIRAAISVNHPDPADGIDVLSKVGGFEIGGIAGIVLAAAYHKKPVVIDGLISTAGALIAHTLCPLVSQYAFAGHCSVEQGHKHMLAHLGLAPIVNLDLRLGEGTGAALAMHIIEAACRVFNEVHTFRQAEVSKGNNG from the coding sequence ATGACACGCCTTAATGACATTATCGCAAAAATCGAGCCGATCGACCTGGATGCGCTGGAGAAGGCCAGAGATCACACCGCTGAACTGTGCATGCCGCCCCGTGCCCTGGGGAGATTGCACGAGATAGGCGAACGGCTGTGCGGCATAATGCGCAGCCTCAATCCTTCCGTCAAAAAAAAAGGCTTTTTGGTTATGGCCGGTGACCACGGAGTAGTCAAACACGGCGTAAGCGCCTTTCCCCAGGAAGTTACCGGGGAGATGGTCAAAAATTTTGTCCGGGGCGGCGCCGGTATAAACGCCATGGCCCGCCAGTTCCCCGCCGAGGTGGTAGTGGCTGATATGGGTATCGTCCCGGATTTACCGGACGCTATCCAGGGAGAAAATCGTTTTATAAAGAAAAGGATCGCGGCGGGGACGAATGATTTTACAAGCGGTCCGGCCATGAGCCGGGAGCAGGCGGAAGAGGCTGTCCTGGCCGGTTTTGATCTGGCCGCGGCCATGTTTGCCGGGGGAATAACGCTCCTGGGCACCGGCGATATGGGAATCGGGAACACCACTTCATCCAGCGCCATTGGCGCCGTTATTACGGGGCAGTCCGTAGAGGATATGACCGGCCGCGGTACGGGCATATCTGATGCATCTTTTCAAAAAAAGTGTGAGATTATCAGGGCGGCTATCTCTGTAAACCATCCTGACCCGGCAGACGGGATAGACGTCCTTTCCAAGGTCGGCGGGTTTGAGATAGGCGGCATTGCAGGAATAGTGCTGGCGGCGGCCTATCATAAGAAACCGGTGGTTATCGACGGCCTTATCTCCACGGCCGGCGCGCTGATTGCCCATACGCTCTGCCCCCTTGTCTCTCAATATGCCTTTGCCGGACACTGTTCTGTGGAGCAAGGACATAAGCACATGTTGGCCCACCTTGGTCTTGCGCCTATCGTAAATCTCGATCTGCGTCTCGGGGAAGGGACGGGAGCGGCCCTGGCCATGCACATTATCGAGGCCGCCTGCCGGGTCTTTAATGAGGTGCACACCTTTAGACAGGCCGAAGTCAGTAAGGGGAATAATGGGTAA
- the cobU gene encoding bifunctional adenosylcobinamide kinase/adenosylcobinamide-phosphate guanylyltransferase: protein MKKTILVTGGCRSGKSRFALDYANRHFTSRLYLATGQALDEEMKERIRNHRKDRGQAWRTVEEPMNIARAIDQEAATAGIILIDCITMWVSNMLFQNMPEEEIMHSVGALAEKIHKPLCSFILVTNEVGAGIVPENRLARRFRDLSGMVNQKLAACADEVYWLVAGIPIKIK from the coding sequence ATGAAGAAGACCATCCTGGTAACCGGAGGCTGCCGGAGCGGCAAGAGCCGGTTTGCCCTGGACTATGCCAACCGTCACTTTACAAGCCGGCTATACCTGGCTACGGGACAGGCCCTGGATGAGGAGATGAAAGAGCGGATAAGAAATCACCGGAAAGACCGGGGACAGGCCTGGCGCACCGTGGAAGAGCCCATGAATATTGCCAGGGCCATAGACCAGGAGGCAGCAACAGCCGGCATCATACTCATCGACTGCATCACCATGTGGGTCTCCAATATGCTGTTCCAGAATATGCCCGAAGAAGAAATAATGCACTCGGTAGGGGCTCTTGCGGAGAAAATACACAAGCCCCTTTGTTCCTTTATCTTAGTAACTAATGAGGTCGGGGCCGGTATCGTCCCGGAAAACAGACTGGCCCGGAGATTTCGTGACCTGTCCGGTATGGTCAACCAGAAGCTGGCCGCCTGTGCCGATGAAGTCTACTGGCTGGTGGCCGGCATACCGATCAAAATCAAATAA
- the cbiR gene encoding cobamide remodeling phosphodiesterase CbiR — protein MKIKQFVFIHKESRAVKTNLSKNHFSLTRPPLLNMLSAMFSVVERDKGNYSKFSKSYRRRFPFRLATTSFIYPDRILPNAMRLAPYLDEMELILFESKNLPDREEISDLSALQNKEGLSYNVHLPLDIFLGHPSDKARAEGIAAVQEAIALTKRLTPSTYTLHYNYDETPIRLRRAKDNENNPPSPPFSKGGDMLDSPLENGESQSPPLGKDVAPSIPPLEKGDTGGFPGEKNLSLWQRHIAESTGNILKTGIKPGLISVETLNYPLTWVEDIINDLGLSVCLDLGHILLGGGDPRYYLDKYLEKTAIIHLYGVYQGRDHLGLDVLDEAALLDWLRLLKGYTGTVSIEVFSFHHLQTSLEVLEKLWKKA, from the coding sequence ATGAAAATCAAACAATTTGTATTTATACATAAAGAGTCACGGGCTGTCAAAACCAATTTATCCAAAAATCATTTTTCCTTGACACGGCCTCCGCTACTCAATATGTTAAGCGCCATGTTTTCTGTAGTAGAACGTGACAAAGGGAATTATTCAAAATTTTCCAAAAGCTACCGGCGGAGGTTTCCTTTCCGCCTGGCCACGACCTCGTTTATCTATCCCGACCGTATCCTGCCCAATGCTATGCGCCTTGCCCCCTACCTGGACGAGATGGAGCTAATCCTCTTTGAGAGTAAAAACCTGCCGGACAGGGAAGAAATATCAGATCTCTCCGCTTTGCAGAATAAAGAAGGATTATCTTACAATGTGCACCTTCCCCTGGATATTTTCCTCGGACATCCTTCAGACAAGGCAAGGGCAGAGGGGATCGCGGCGGTCCAAGAGGCCATAGCCCTTACCAAAAGGCTTACCCCTTCTACCTATACGCTGCACTATAACTATGATGAAACACCCATCCGCCTACGGCGGGCAAAGGACAATGAAAATAATCCCCCCTCCCCCCCCTTTAGTAAGGGGGGGGATATGTTAGATTCCCCTTTGGAAAACGGGGAAAGCCAAAGTCCCCCTTTGGGGAAAGACGTGGCCCCATCAATTCCCCCTTTGGAAAAGGGGGATACAGGGGGATTTCCAGGTGAGAAAAATCTCTCTTTATGGCAGAGACATATTGCTGAAAGCACCGGGAACATCCTGAAGACGGGCATTAAACCGGGCCTGATTTCTGTCGAAACCCTTAACTACCCCCTGACCTGGGTAGAGGATATCATCAACGACCTTGGCCTTTCCGTCTGCCTTGATCTCGGCCATATATTGCTCGGCGGAGGAGATCCGCGGTACTACCTGGATAAGTATCTGGAGAAGACGGCCATTATCCATCTATACGGTGTCTATCAAGGCCGTGACCATCTGGGCCTTGATGTCCTGGATGAGGCCGCTCTTTTAGACTGGCTGCGCCTTTTGAAAGGATATACGGGTACGGTCTCTATCGAGGTCTTTTCCTTTCATCACCTTCAAACGTCTTTAGAAGTCCTGGAAAAACTGTGGAAAAAGGCATGA